In the genome of Vanacampus margaritifer isolate UIUO_Vmar chromosome 1, RoL_Vmar_1.0, whole genome shotgun sequence, one region contains:
- the LOC144040483 gene encoding uncharacterized protein LOC144040483 has protein sequence MADISGENSRQAEDDVKNDGDVSEPAPGTNVGPAMYPAASHRQNKKIILHVDLNNTILVSDAVTCQGTVAALDYFLTTVTWGRMSEGKWEWLSDSPSLLPPCDDAINYYSQFGATPRFTSAAGKRFRGILEEHLNLLRWPEGVKVDRELTIKAEDGRIYHWILPSFFQLLKDLTQQGTEFAVHFRTFGSDLPCVLSAVSKAVTQGAHPMFPDLPDLKLSVNKTPGKIRCSQKGVLLTRGADRLSSRNGERGLYQFFSSANGLGGFQDDYEWWTSKKFSIKGGKPLWVDPFDQHVQHIFFDDNIRQNDEDTAVHPKVFTEPGGSEARTACISELYEIVLIQTDLLKAISEPDYFTRCVNICQKNYEKNVQQGSG, from the exons ATGGCCGACATCAGTGGGGAAAACAGCCGCCAAGCTGAAGACGACGTCAAAAATGACGGGGATGTCTCTGAACCTGCGCCCGGGACAAACGTGGGCCCAGCGATGTATCCGGCTGCCAGCCACcggcagaataaaaaaataatcctgcATGTGGATTTGAACAACACTATTCTGGTGTCAGACGCTGTGACGTGCCAAGGGACAGTGGCCGCCCTGGATTATTTTTTGACGACCGTCACCTGGGGCAGAATGAGCGAag GCAAGTGGGAATGGTTGAGTGACTCTCCTTCTCTGCTTCCGCCATGTGATGATGCCATCAACTATTACTCTCAGTTTGGAGCGACTCCCAGGTTCACCTCCGCTGCAGGTAAACGCTTTCGTGGGATTCTCGAGGAGCATCTGAACCTGCTCCGCTGGCCTGAGGGTGTTAAG GTTGACCGAGAGCTGACAATAAAGGCGGAGGACGGACGAATCTACCACTGGATCCTTCCCTCCTTTTTCCAGTTGCTCAAAGACCTGACGCAGCAAGGGACCGAGTTTGCCGTCCACTTTCGTACATTTGGAAGCGACCTACCTTGTGTGCTAAGTGCTGTATCCAAAGCAGTGACCCAGGGCGCTCATCCCATGTTTCCCGATCTGCCTGATCTGAAG TTAAGTGTGAATAAGACACCAGGCAAGATCCGCTGCAGCCAGAAAGGAGTTCTTCTGACCAGAGGTGCAGATCGACTGTCGTCCCGCAATGGCGAAAGAGGCCTTTACCAATTCTTTAGCAGCGCAAATGGGCTCGGAGGCTTCCAGGACGATTATGAATG GTGGACGAGTAAGAAGTTCTCCATCAAGGGTGGGAAGCCACTGTGGGTGGACCCCTTTGACCAACATGTTCAACATATCTTCTTCGATGACAACATACGACAGAATGATGAGGATACTGCAGTGCATCCCAAG GTTTTCACGGAGCCAGGTGGCTCGGAAGCTCGCACGGCCTGCATCTCGGAACTTTATGAAATCGTCTTGATCCAGACGGACCTCCTCAAGGCCATTTCTGAGCCCGACTACTTCACCCGCTGCGTCAACATCTGCCAGAAGAACTATGAGAAGAATGTCCAGCAGGGGTCAGGCTAG